A genomic window from Lycium barbarum isolate Lr01 chromosome 4, ASM1917538v2, whole genome shotgun sequence includes:
- the LOC132636411 gene encoding precursor of CEP13-like: MARYNILISLTLILLLVSYAPSFEARIKLLKNMEEKNIDPSQDASVLLSSLPKGRSVPPSSPSDKGHVELDHNMESVPSPGIGN; the protein is encoded by the coding sequence ATGGCTCGCTACAACATATTAATTTCCCTTACTTTAATTCTTCTACTAGTTTCTTATGCTCCTAGCTTTGAAGCAAGAATAAAGCTATTGAAGAATATGGAGGAGAAAAATATTGATCCTTCTCAAGATGCCAGTGTACTATTGAGTTCCCTTCCTAAAGGTCGCTCGGTCCCTCCTTCTTCCCCAAGTGATAAAGGCCATGTGGAGCTTGATCACAATATGGAGTCAGTTCCTAGCCCTGGTATTGGCAATTGA
- the LOC132636412 gene encoding putative pentatricopeptide repeat-containing protein At1g53330 — protein MEKVKKIVSPFSLSSLLRQQKDPKIALQLFLNPNPINKNYQKTPKPFRYSPLCYDLIITKLGRAKLFNQMELILNKLKQDTQISLNEVVFCNIISFYGRSHLSEKALLMFNEIPSFRCYRSIKSVNTLLNALLNCKEYIKTGELLKNFEKYGTPDVCTFNILMKMSCNRGYLGNARQVFDEMRKRGITPNVVTFGTLINGLCVNGELDEAFSMKRVMERDFKLKGNAFVYVALIKGLCKVNDLDAAVKLKEEMLRKKVELDSAVYSTLISAYFRIGRKDVVYGLLNEMEKNGCKCDTVTFNALMHGYCQEKDFDSAFRVLDEMEGKGCKPDVISCNVIIRGLCDDGKLREASEILDDMPRRRCKPDVVSYRIYFDGLCKATKFKEAAVILHEMVFKGYVPRDTSLIKLFDGLIQEGDRESLMRAFDNMASVNCISKEVWEMMISMMCQQDNLSNASSLVGMVME, from the coding sequence ATggaaaaagttaaaaaaatagtATCCCCTTTCAGTCTCTCCTCTCTTCTTCGCCAACAAAAGGATCCGAAAATCGCCCTTCAACTCTTCCTCAATCCTAATCCCATCAATAAAAACTACCAAAAAACACCTAAACCCTTCCGTTATTCTCCCTTATGTTATGATCTAATCATAACCAAACTCGGTAGAGCCAAACTCTTCAATCAAATGGAACTAATTCTCAATAAATTAAAACAAGACACTCAAATTTCCCTAAACGAAGTCGTTTTCTGCAACATTATTTCCTTCTACGGAAGATCACATTTATCCGAAAAGGCTCTTCTTATGTTTAACGAAATACCCTCTTTTCGTTGTTATAGAAGTATAAAATCTGTTAACACTTTGTTAAATGCACTTTTAAATTGTAAAGAATATATCAAGACTGGTGAATTGTTAAAGAATTTTGAAAAATATGGAACCCCAGATGTTTGTACGTTTAATATACTGATGAAAATGAGTTGTAATCGTGGTTATTTGGGTAACGCTCGTCAAGTGTTTGATGAAATGCGTAAGAGAGGAATTACGCCGAATGTGGTTACTTTTGGGACGTTGATTAATGGACTCTGCGTGAATGGAGAGTTGGATGAAGCGTTTTCGATGAAAAGGGTAATGGAGAGAGATTTTAAGTTGAAGGGTAACGCGTTTGTTTATGTTGCATTGATTAAAGGACTTTGTAAGGTTAATGATTTGGACGCGGCGGTTAAGTTGAAagaggaaatgttgagaaagAAAGTGGAATTGGATTCAGCTGTGTATTCTACTTTGATTAGCGCGTATTTTAGGATTGGTCGGAAGGATGTAGTTTATGGTTTGTTGAACGAGATGGAAAAGAACGGTTGTAAATGTGATACGGTTACTTTTAACGCGTTGATGCATGGTTATTGTCAGGAGAAAGATTTTGATTCTGCATTTAGGGTTCTTGATGAGATGGAAGGGAAAGGGTGTAAGCCTGATGTGATTAGTTGTAATGTGATAATTCGAGGCCTTTGTGATGATGGGAAATTAAGAGAAGCTAGTGAAATCTTGGATGATATGCCTAGACGGCGGTGTAAACCTGATGTGGTTAGTTATAGGATATATTTTGATGGGCTCTGTAAGGCGACGAAGTTCAAGGAAGCTGCGGTTATTTTGCATGAGATGGTTTTCAAAGGATATGTTCCTCGCGATACGAGTTTGATTAAATTGTTCGATGGGCTGATTCAAGAAGGAGATAGGGAATCGTTAATGAGAGCTTTCGATAACATGGCGTCTGTAAATTGTATTAGTAAAGAAGTTTGGGAAATGATGATTTCCATGATGTGCCAACAAGATAACTTGTCTAATGCATCTAGTCTTGTAGGAATGGTAATGGAGTAA